The following proteins come from a genomic window of Mauremys mutica isolate MM-2020 ecotype Southern chromosome 7, ASM2049712v1, whole genome shotgun sequence:
- the LOC123374373 gene encoding opsin-VA-like: MDVFRAPENESLLSVPTASSTPWDPFHHPLEFIQPWNFQLLAALMFLVTSLSLSENFAVILVTFKFKQLRQPVNYVIVNLAIADFLVSLIGGTISFFTNIKGYFYMGHWACVLEGFAITFFGIVGLWSLALLAFERYIVICRPLGNMRLRGKHAALGIIFVWIFSFIWTIPPTMGWSSYTTSKIGTTCEPNWYSGAYNDHTYIITFFTTCFILPLLVILVSYGKLMRKLRKVSDTQGRLGTTRKPERQVTRMVIIMILAFLICWSPYAAFSILVTAWPSIDLDPRLAAIPAFFSKTATVYNPIIYVFMNKQFRRCFIQLFGCSDRETAASNMNPTLERVVLTQDKGGGEMFTIAAHNTISNRRNEDEQRSCHSFAQLTVSENKVCPM; encoded by the exons GTTCCTACCGCAAGCTCCACACCTTGGGATCCCTTCCACCACCCCCTGGAATTCATCCAGCCCTGGAACTTCCAGCTTCTAGCTGCATTAATGTTCTTGGTGACATCTCTGTCACTCTCCGAAAATTTTGCTGTCATATTGGTGACTTTTAAGTTCAAACAGTTGAGACAACCTGTCAATTATGTCATAGTAAACCTGGCTATAGCTGATTTTCTGGTCTCATTGATTGGTGGCACAATCAGCTTTTTTACCAATATAAAAGGCTATTTTTATATGGGACATTGGGCTTGTGTACTGGAGGGATTTGCCATCACATTCTTTG GAATCGTTGGTCTCTGGTCTCTTGCTCTGCTGGCTTTTGAGCGGTACATTGTGATCTGTCGCCCACTGGGAAATATGCGCCTGAGGGGGAAGCATGCAGCCCTGGGCATTATCTTCGTGTGGATCTTCTCCTTTATCTGGACCATCCCTCCTACCATGGGCTGGAGCAGCTACACCACCAGCAAGATTGGAACTACCTGTGAACCCAACTG GTATTCAGGAGCCTATAATGATCACACCTACATTATTACATTCTTCACCACCTGTTTCATACTGCCATTACTTGTGATTTTGGTATCCTATGGAAAATTGATGAGGAAACTAAGAAAG gtGTCAGATACTCAAGGCCGACTGGGGACTACAAGGAAACCTGAAAGACAAGTCACTCGAATGGTTATTATTATGATCCTTGCATTTCTAATCTGCTGGTCTCCATATGCAGCCTTTTCCATTCTTGTCACTGCATGGCCTTCCATTGATCTGGATCCTCGTCTGGCCGCAATCCCAGCTTTCTTTTCCAAAACAGCTACAGTTTATAATCCGATTATTTATGTCTTTATGAACAAACAG tTCAGGAGGTGTTTCATTCAGCTGTTCGGATGCAGTGACAGAGAGACTGCAGCGTCCAATATGAACCCAACTTTGGAGAGAGTGGTGCTAACCCAGGACAAAGGTGGTGGTGAAATGTTCACAATAGCAGCACACAACACCATTTCAAACAGGAGAAATGAGGATGAACAGAGGAGCTGCCATTCTTTTGCTCAGTTGACAGTTTCAGAAAACAAAGTCTGTCCCATGTAA